In Burkholderia pseudomultivorans, the DNA window GCTGGGGCAAAAGGCACGGTCACTCGCCGCATTACTCGCACGAAACGACCTTTCCGCCGATCCGGAACGTGCGCCGATGGTATTGGACCATGCGAAAGATCTGCTGCATGACGCGACGCGTCTCGCCACCGATGCCGACGACACGTTTCGTTTTGCAACCGCCCGCCTCGAGACGATCGCGTCCGGCAGCCGCCACGTGTACGAGGCCCTGTCGGAACAGGCCGTGCTGCCGCACATCGTCCGCCGCATGGAGGACGCGATCGTCAGCGCCGTGGCGACGGGCGATGCCCAAGCCGCTTACGACGCGTTGCGCGTGTACCTGATGCTCCACGACCGAGAACGGTTCAACTCGAACGACATCAGGATGTGGGTGCTGGACGACTGGGCGCGGCACGACAGCGCGGCGGCATTCGGCGGACGCGCCGCTGTGATCGGCCACGTCCAGCGGCTGTTTTCCGAGGGACATGTCGTGCACTCGCCACTGTCCCGTAACGATGCCTTGATTCGGCAGGCACGCGTCTTTCTCGACCGAAGCGACCCGGTCGAACGTCTTTACCGGCGCGCCAAGGCGGCCATGCGGAACGACGCGCCGGATGAATTTTCGCTGCTGCGGATGGTTGGAACGCAGGCCGGCATGGTGTTTACGCGCGTCAGCGGAGCGCCCTTATCGGGCGGCGTGCCGGGAATCTTTACGCGAGAAGGTTATCAGGCGGTGTTCAGCAAACGCTTGCCGGAATTCCTTCGGGCGGCAAGCGACGATGACGCCTGGGTAATTGGACGTCGAGCATCGGGCTATCCTCGCAGGAATTCCGCTGGCACGTTGAGCGCACCGAACCAGGACGACGACGCGCTGTTGGCAGCGGTTACGCGTCGGTACCTGCTCGAGTACGCGCAACAATGGGACGCGTTTCTCGGCGACATCCGTATCGTGAGTCGAACGAGTCTCGCTTTCAACCTCAAGATACTGCGAACCCTCGCTGCGCCCGATTCACCGCTGACTCGTCTGGTCCGGGCGGCGGTAATCGAAACGACGCTGACACAGCCAATGGCGAAGCCGGACGGCCCCTTCCTCGCAAAAGCAACCGACACGATCAACCAGACAGCCGAGACGATACTGGGGCCTCGTGCATCGGAAGAGGCTGAAGGCGAGTGGGTCGATCGTCATTTCGCGGCGTTGCGCGAGGTGGTGACGGGCCATGCCGATACACGACCGGATACGCAGCGGGTCGGAACGTCGTCGGGAAGAACGAGCCTGGACGGAATCGCCGATCTGTTGAACGACTACTACGCAGCGCTCGCGATTGCCGACAATGCGCTGCTGAACAACAGCATGCCGCCGGAAAGCGAGCACGCCGCGAAGCTGAAGATGATGGCCGATACGATGCCCGCGCCATTGCGGGCAGTGCTGCATCAACTCGCCGTCGACGGCTCGCGCGGGATCAATCAGGGCATCGGCCAGTTGCTGTCGCGCCAGATGCAGGCCGCAGTCGGGGATACCTGTCGAACGACGATCGAAGGCAACTACCCGTTCTCGCCCGATAGCAGCCGCGACGTCGGCATCGACGATTTCACGCGGATGTTTGCGCACGGGGGCGTGATCGACGACTTCTTCATGAGAACGCTTGCGCCGTTCGTCGATACCGCTGCGAAACCGTGGCGCTACCGGACCCTGCCCGGCGCGACCGAACCCGTTCAAGGGCCGGACCTCGCGCCATTCGAGCATGCCACGGCAATCCGCGACATTTTCTTCAGCGATGTTGACCGCAAGCGGCCGAGTTGGAAGGTCGACATCCGCGTCCCTGAACTCGATCCGACGATCATGAGCCTGTCGCTCGACATCGACGGACAGACGACGCGTTATCAACATGGCCCGGTCGCGCCTTTTACGGTGACCTGGCCGGGACCGCGTGGTGGCGTCTACGCCCGGCTCGTCGCGAGCCCGAGCATCCGGCCGGACACATCGACAATCGCAGCGGACGGACCATGGGCGCTAATGCGCTTGCTTCGGAAGGGGCGCGTAATCGAAACGGCCACACCGGGCCGCACGCGCGTGGTGTTCAGCTTCGACGGTCGCGAAGCGGCGCTCGACGTCGCGAGCGCGGGAAGTGTTGCCAATCCGTTGACGACCGATGTGCTGACGACGTTTCGCTGTCCGGGCACGATGCCTGTGTTCGATCTACCGGATAGTGGTCCTCCGGTGGGGCTGCCGCGCGAGCCGCTTCCGGTGGTCTCGGATCCGATGCGGGAGCGCATTTCGATGTCATCCGTGACGTCATCGTTGACGAACCAAAGGTAATCGATGAGTCGAAGAAAAATCACTCATATCAAGACGATTGTCGCCATTGTTGGCGGTTCCGCCGTTGTATTTGTTCTGCTTGGCGGAGTATCGGTCGGATATTCGATAGGCACTATCCCCGTTCTCGGCGTAATGGGCGCCTTGTTCGGTGCCATAGCCGTACCGGAACTGGAACCGGGAGCCTTTCGGTATCCGACAATTTGGCAAATTGCCTGTTCGATCGGCGGGAGTCTGCTTGTCGCCCTGATGTTAGCGTCAGAGGTAGAAGGTTATGTGCTCGCCATAGTGATCGGAACATGCATTGGCTATTTAGCGCCGTTCTGGATCAAGCATGTCACCTTGCCATAACAGGGAGCTTATCCAATCGTTTGTAGGTGGAGGATGGCCATGCTGAGATCGGCGCATCCGGCCGGACACATCGACAATCGCAGCGGACGGACCATGGGCGCTGATGCGCTTGCTTCGGAAGGGGCGCGTAATCGAGACGGCCACACCGGGCCGCACGCGCGTGGTGTTCAGCTTCGACGGTCGCGAAGCGGCGCTCGACGTCGCGAGCGCGGGAAGTGTCGCGAATCCATTGACGACCGATGTGCTGGCGACGTTCCGCTGTCCTGGCACGATGGCGATGTTCAACCTGCCGGATAGCGGCCCGCCGCCCGGATTGCCGCGCGGCAGGTTGCCGACAATGCGTGACAGCAGGCTTTGACAGCGTAGCGAGCGTCGGGGCCGCCGACCTTACTGCGCGGCCGGACCGCTCGCCGGCACGCTCGGCACGGCCGGCGCGATCGGCGCACCGCTGGCGGCGGGCGCCGTCGTCGAGCCGGCCGGTGCGGTGGCCGACGCGGCAGCCGGCGCGCTGGCCGGCGTCGCGGTGTCCGCACCCGGATCGTTGTACTGCGGCAGGCCCGGCGCAGCCGGCGCATTACCGGGCGCGGCGCCCGTTCCGCCGCCCGACTCGCCCGGATCCTCGTAATTCGGCAGCCCCGGCGCGGCCGGCGTTGCCGCCGGCACGGCGCCCGCTTCGCCCGGCTCGCTGTAGCTCGGCAGCCCGGCCGACGACTGGCCGTGATACGTGAGCGACTTGCGCTGCTGCAGGTACGCGTCGCGCACGAACGAGTACGGATCGAGCGCGGCCTGCTTCAGCAGGTCGGTCGCGCCGAGCAGGTCCGAGCGCGCGCTGATGAACTGCGCGATGTACATCGGGTTGCGCACGGCCGGCTCGATGTAGTTGAGCAGGTTGAAGCGCACGTCGACCGCGCGGCCGACGCCGTCGCGGAACGTGCTCGGCCCGAACACCGGCAGCACGAGGTACGGACCCGACGGCACGCCCCAGCGCGCGAGCGTCAGCCCGAAGTCCTGGTGATGCTTCGGCAGCCCGGCCGGCGTCGCGATGTCGATCAGGCCGCCGACGCCGAACACC includes these proteins:
- a CDS encoding VacJ family lipoprotein; the protein is MNKVRIIAATVAASAMLAGCATGPNRNPNDPLEPMNRTMYKFNDAVDSNIAVPIAKGYQKITPTPVRTAISNFFSNLGDLGNMANNLLQLRITDATQDLMRVAMNSVFGVGGLIDIATPAGLPKHHQDFGLTLARWGVPSGPYLVLPVFGPSTFRDGVGRAVDVRFNLLNYIEPAVRNPMYIAQFISARSDLLGATDLLKQAALDPYSFVRDAYLQQRKSLTYHGQSSAGLPSYSEPGEAGAVPAATPAAPGLPNYEDPGESGGGTGAAPGNAPAAPGLPQYNDPGADTATPASAPAAASATAPAGSTTAPAASGAPIAPAVPSVPASGPAAQ
- the tssM gene encoding type VI secretion system membrane subunit TssM — translated: MKKILSFLSSRHLRAVVMVIAAVVAIWFAGPLLSFGGLNPLASIDIRLTLIALVLAAWVLWLIDWTTSIVTVVLLSLAIWHAFPLVTLSGEPLFASVTFRILAMTGVVAVYAAVMSIRWWRQMRRHPGRLRRLLRLGKRGARPLAASRLAEIEDMARATIAQLKAGRGAGGRLARLFRGAAHLYDVPWYVVLGPRGSGKTAMLLNSGLPFPLDARLQHSLAPNDARALPGWRLTNEAVLIDTAGHYVQHGTSRYSLPLASSHRPSDGKPKNQPPDMAAIRRQSDAAEWQGFLRLLRRIRPRLPLNGVLLTIDVAALAHANPAAHTTESRALRARVEEMQAEFGTGFPVWLVVTKMDRLPGFADYFASLGEAERAQIWGVTLGSDLQARMNDALRTGLNLLATRLADGVTSLLRNETDMDRRRRLATLPESVAALVNPLGDLIEHVFARDHNGGPTGPRAMFRGVYLTSASQGDHPVAAERRTLLRRMIDASGTTRRNPRPTPGETSYFLRDLWSGIVFREGHLAIPNRNREHRARLQRWLGHSLVWLIAAGLCANLWNGFVAERTSLATLGQKARSLAALLARNDLSADPERAPMVLDHAKDLLHDATRLATDADDTFRFATARLETIASGSRHVYEALSEQAVLPHIVRRMEDAIVSAVATGDAQAAYDALRVYLMLHDRERFNSNDIRMWVLDDWARHDSAAAFGGRAAVIGHVQRLFSEGHVVHSPLSRNDALIRQARVFLDRSDPVERLYRRAKAAMRNDAPDEFSLLRMVGTQAGMVFTRVSGAPLSGGVPGIFTREGYQAVFSKRLPEFLRAASDDDAWVIGRRASGYPRRNSAGTLSAPNQDDDALLAAVTRRYLLEYAQQWDAFLGDIRIVSRTSLAFNLKILRTLAAPDSPLTRLVRAAVIETTLTQPMAKPDGPFLAKATDTINQTAETILGPRASEEAEGEWVDRHFAALREVVTGHADTRPDTQRVGTSSGRTSLDGIADLLNDYYAALAIADNALLNNSMPPESEHAAKLKMMADTMPAPLRAVLHQLAVDGSRGINQGIGQLLSRQMQAAVGDTCRTTIEGNYPFSPDSSRDVGIDDFTRMFAHGGVIDDFFMRTLAPFVDTAAKPWRYRTLPGATEPVQGPDLAPFEHATAIRDIFFSDVDRKRPSWKVDIRVPELDPTIMSLSLDIDGQTTRYQHGPVAPFTVTWPGPRGGVYARLVASPSIRPDTSTIAADGPWALMRLLRKGRVIETATPGRTRVVFSFDGREAALDVASAGSVANPLTTDVLTTFRCPGTMPVFDLPDSGPPVGLPREPLPVVSDPMRERISMSSVTSSLTNQR